The DNA segment ttagttccaTTTATTCCCCTCTTTAATGTATTTTCAAAGTCTTAGTAGCATGTCCTTTGTTGCTATGCAAATTGACAAGCTATTAGAACAGTTGAAGAAAAAAAGTTTTGTTCTTTaatgtaataaaccttatgAATATACAATATAAATATTATGCAAAATATGAAGAATTTATTCACACATGTAGCAAAGTCTTTAGAACATAACAATTGATATTACTGAATGTGCTTACTTTTGTGGATAATCCTTCACCAAATTGAATGCCATTAAATATAGCTCATTTGAATGCCCAAGCTCCATAGCAGCTGCCAGATGTACTAATGTACTCTTGAGATGGAAAGGATCCTTCTCGAGCAATCTGTTACAGAAATGCTTAAGTTAAGCAAGGAAAGGGTGAAGAAAATAAGGCATTAAATGAGGTTAAAGACATGCCTATATCTCATTCTAATTCTCACTTCATTCATGAATTCAGATCCCAACTTACACAGATGTCAACTCAAAACATTTCTGGTATTCACCACATTGATGGTAATATTCAGCTTTGCAAGCCAATAAATCAGTGTTGGACTTCAGTGTTCGCATGAAAGAAGGATCAGACTGGTCACTTTTGCAACTTTCATTCTCGAGATCTCTGAACTTGGCTTCTACaacgttttctttttcatactgtATAACACAGAATAAATCTTCGTCAAGACATATGGAAGGAATCCATCATATCACCAGTATAAATGTAAATAAGAGAGAGGAAGTTAAACAATCTTTGGAAATAGAACCCGTTGGGTACTCAAAACATCAGGATAGAAGCAAATTCAAATTAGCACTTCCCGTACCTTCtttatcaaacatgaataaaatgacGACAGCCATCCATCTTCACTACCAAATTGCAGTGACGAGATCAACTTTGATTCTGAATTCAccacaaaaagaaaaggagaaaagatACAACCGATGATAATTTCAGTGTCATAATCTATTTCATATGCCTACTTCCCCAAactagaagaagaaaaagaaggaaatcaTCAGAGTTTCCGCAGGATCGGTTAAAAACTTTTACCTTCCTCACATGTAAGCATGTGATTTTGAATGAGACATTCCAATGCCTAACATCATACCAAACATTAAGGAACAAATTAGATTAACAATGTGTATGACAAGAAGAATGGTCATTATATAATGTTTTGGTGATAGGCAACCATGAATTAATTAGTGATATTGAGACACTGacaaaagaaaatagctcaGTTTATGAACCAAGAGCAGCTATAGACATCAATGGGTGCCAGCATTTTAAGAAGTTTATTACTAATAAACCCAATAAATACCCATAAGGAGAATATCAACACATACCTCATAGCATAATGGATCAGCTTTTATTGCGGCTTTGTAccttcaacaaaaaaaatacagaaaaaaatgGCAGAATTTTCAGCCAAATTAGCATATGTCATATCTATAATCTTCACgcattcagaaagcaagcaaGCAAGCAAGCAGTAACACATCCTTTTTCTATATTACTAAATGAGGAgatcaacaaaagaaaaaaaaatatcattgttCTACTCAtccattaattataaaaataacagtCAAATCAAAACAAAGGAAAGAAACTCACCACAATCGAGCCTGAGCACGGTTTTCTAGAGCTTCATATGCTTTGCCTCTTAAGAAGCATATTGCAGAAGATATCTGTTACAGCATAACAAAACATACTCATGTAAAAAGTTGAGGTAAGAAGGACATTGCTGAAGTGGAAAATGAGAGTTATAACAAGAAAGGTAAAAGCCATAAACCCATCATGTCAGACAAAAAACAAATGAATCCATATGGAGTTTCAAGAAAGGTAAAAGCCATAATAAACCCATCAGTCACCAAATCAGGTCTAGCTATATTTATCCATCCTTTCTTTCGTTTTCTCCTAACCAGCATAGTAAATATAGCCATACTTATACACAAAGATAACATGCTCATACTGTTTTAAgagagaatagaaaagaaaaacaaaaatgaaacatCTGTGTGACTACAAAATAGAAACTTGTGTTCTCTTTACCATCTGATTTAATTGTACAGATgagaaaaactaaaataaaattaaaggagCACGTGGTGAAATATTAAGAATATTGCAATTTAAAATCAACATAAACCAAAAAAGGATCTCACATTGATTTCATGATCTTCACAATCTTTATCCAAGTACATGACAACATTTCCATCCTCATCCACTTTAGCCTCCCCCAGCATTGACAAGCATTGATCCCACTCCTTAAGTTCCTCCTAATGAAAgcaaaacaacaacaaacatgaatgcaattgctaaaCTAAACTATAACAGCTTCCCAAAACAAAACCACTGCTACTTTAATCAGAATACGCGttattaaataatatcaacaaaactggcttgaaaaaattttgatacactATCAATCCAAACTATCTATTGCCACATTTGCAAAAATATTCAACTTCACACTCACTGCTTCAAAAAGTCTCATATATAGAGGTAGAAGATATCATTACATAATTATACAAACCCCTTTATAATGATGGTATGTCATAAATCATAAATCACAAATAGTCTGTAATTTCATTAAATAGGCGATTTTGGAGGAGAGATAGTTTACAAGGCACTTGGCGGCGAGGTATCGGAATTGGAGATCACGGAGGACAATCTTGGAGGCATTAAGGAGGTGGAAGGCGCGGCGGTAGTGACGGCCAAGGAAGAGCGCCTGTGCCTGCATATAGATATCAGCAGGGTCATTGGTGAAAGCAGCCACCTTGTCAGCGAAGAAGATGGCCGACGTATAAAGGTGCTTGGTCACACAGTCCCTCACTACTCCGCGAAGCCTTTCAATCTCTTCCTCCCTCATTCTTCCAACTATTTGATTCAAATCAATTAGGGTTTGGTATTCACTTTAGCAAAATGAGTGCAACAGAGAGTGTGCTACGTATGTGAAATTGAAATATGAGGGGGAGCTAAGCTCTTTTCCACTCTTTTGGTATCTATGCTACTCAAAACCTGCATTTGATtgttaaagaaattaaattttgattgtcAATTTAAACAtgatattaaaagaaaaaaaaatcataaactatGTTCAAAACAGTAAATACAGAAAGTAACATTTCAAAGAGAGATAACAAGTATATCAATACTAAATACTCTTAATTGTTAT comes from the Arachis duranensis cultivar V14167 chromosome 7, aradu.V14167.gnm2.J7QH, whole genome shotgun sequence genome and includes:
- the LOC107459793 gene encoding anaphase-promoting complex subunit 6 isoform X2 — encoded protein: MREEEIERLRGVVRDCVTKHLYTSAIFFADKVAAFTNDPADIYMQAQALFLGRHYRRAFHLLNASKIVLRDLQFRYLAAKCLEELKEWDQCLSMLGEAKVDEDGNVVMYLDKDCEDHEINISSAICFLRGKAYEALENRAQARLWYKAAIKADPLCYEALECLIQNHMLTCEEESKLISSLQFGSEDGWLSSFYSCLIKKYEKENVVEAKFRDLENESCKSDQSDPSFMRTLKSNTDLLACKAEYYHQCGEYQKCFELTSVLLEKDPFHLKSTLVHLAAAMELGHSNELYLMAFNLVKDYPQKALSWYAVGCYYYCIKKYDVSRRYFSKATSLDATFPPAWIGYGNAYAAQEEGDQAMSAYRTAARLFPGCHLPALYIGMECMRTHSYKLAEQFFMQAKETCPSDPLVCNELGVVAYHMQEYKKAVWWFEKTLVLIPNSLSEMWEPTVVNLAHAYRKLKMYREAISYYEKALVLSTRSLSTYAGLAYTYHLQDDYSTAITYYHKALWLKPDDQFCTEMLSWALVDESRRGVDHILEQQ
- the LOC107459793 gene encoding anaphase-promoting complex subunit 6 isoform X1, yielding MLSLAGTRKLTLFLPSVGRMREEEIERLRGVVRDCVTKHLYTSAIFFADKVAAFTNDPADIYMQAQALFLGRHYRRAFHLLNASKIVLRDLQFRYLAAKCLEELKEWDQCLSMLGEAKVDEDGNVVMYLDKDCEDHEINISSAICFLRGKAYEALENRAQARLWYKAAIKADPLCYEALECLIQNHMLTCEEESKLISSLQFGSEDGWLSSFYSCLIKKYEKENVVEAKFRDLENESCKSDQSDPSFMRTLKSNTDLLACKAEYYHQCGEYQKCFELTSVLLEKDPFHLKSTLVHLAAAMELGHSNELYLMAFNLVKDYPQKALSWYAVGCYYYCIKKYDVSRRYFSKATSLDATFPPAWIGYGNAYAAQEEGDQAMSAYRTAARLFPGCHLPALYIGMECMRTHSYKLAEQFFMQAKETCPSDPLVCNELGVVAYHMQEYKKAVWWFEKTLVLIPNSLSEMWEPTVVNLAHAYRKLKMYREAISYYEKALVLSTRSLSTYAGLAYTYHLQDDYSTAITYYHKALWLKPDDQFCTEMLSWALVDESRRGVDHILEQQ